Part of the Cellulomonas hominis genome, GCCCGCAGCGTCGCCGACTCCCGGCGCCGCTCGATGACGGACAGCGACAGCGTGTTGGTCACGCCGATCAGCGCGATCACGACCGCGACCGCCAGCAGCCCCACGACCACGGCGAGCACCGTGTCGATGGCCCGCTGGTACAGCGCCCGCTCCATCGCCGCGCCCGAGATGTCGAGCGTGGAGTCCGCCGTGAGGTCCTGCACGTCCTGCACGACGGCGCCGGAGTCGTTCACGTCCGCGACCCGGAGCCAGGCGGTGCCGGGCGTCCCGGACGTGCCCAGGTCCTCGAGCGTCCCGGGGGTGACCAGGACGATCCAGTCGCCGAGGGGGAGCACCTCCGCGGTCAGGTCGACGGTCGGCGAGCCGTCCGCCGCCTCGCCGGTCAGGCCGTCCGCGAGGGTCACGGGGACGCTGTCGCCGTCGGCGATCCCCGCGGTGGCCGCGAGGTCGCTGGAGACCAGGAGCATCCCCGGTGTGAGCGCGTCGACGACGTCCGGGTTGCGGAGCACGTCCGCGGCGTCGCCGGGGTCCAGCGCGCGCAGCGTCGACGACGTGTCGGCCGGCCCGCCGAGGTGCACCTCGGCGCTGGACACGGCCGCCACGGCGTCCACCCCGCGCACGTCCGCCAGGCGGTCGACGGTCCCGGCCGGCAGGGGGTCGGTGACCGACCGGCCGTCGGCGTCCACCGAGGTGGGCGTCGCGACCTGCAGGTCGACCGGGAACCGGCTGTCGAGCTCGCCGTCCAGGGTGGCGCGGGCGGTCACCGCGCCGGTGCTCATCATGGCGACCAGGGTCACGCCGATGAGCAGGGCCGTGCTGGTCGCCGCCGTGCGGGCCGGGTTGCGGCCCGTGTTCGCCGCGGCGAGCCGCGCGGGCATCCCGGCGCGCCCCGCGAGCCGGCCGATCGCGGCCACGACCTTCGGCATCCAGAACACGGAGCCGACGAGCAGGCCGACGAACGACAGCAGCCCGCCGAGGATCGCGATGCCGACCGCGGCCATCAGGAGCTTCTCCGCCAGGGCGACGCCGCCACCGAGCAGCAGCACGCCGCCGGCCACGAGCAGCCAGCTGAGCACCAGCCGGACCCGGCCGGAGCGGCTGTCCGCAGCCGGGGCGTCGGCCGGGCGGAGGGCGGCGATCGGGGCGACCCGCGTCGCGACCCGGGCCGGGGTGAGCGCGGCGAGCACGGTGACGACCACGCCCACGGCCAGCGGCGCGAGGACGGCCGCCACGGTCGGCCGGACGACGGACGGGACGGGGAACGGCAGGTCGGCACCCTGCATGACCCACAGCGCGATCTGCACCAGCAGCGTGCCGAGCAGCGTGCCGGCGACGGACGCGACCAGGCCCAGCAGCGTCGCCTCCAGCAGCACGGATCGCCGGACCTGCGACCGCACGGCGCCGACGC contains:
- a CDS encoding ABC transporter permease is translated as MWRLTLAQMRRSLGRLTAAGIAVAIGTAFVAATLLAGDVMRRISYDSITASYGSADLVAKSPQAIDDATLDAVRALPGVAGADPRLLVSSLELSAGDKAITQALLPLPSDPAFDTQQVTAGAAPAADGEISLPERAAERLGVAVGDEVTVTYYRWAEVEAHAGADDAEGDAGADDASGVDATWRQDTERVTVVGLTTDPTSAWAQFGGAAMGTTADALRWSGWATGPGTPTLADAGTDQLLLALAPGADTEQVRTAVADVLSTGGDDAVVLTRDEAAERSISGDSTGPILVVVLAFAAVAMIVAGLVIANTFQVLVAQRTRTLALLRCVGAVRSQVRRSVLLEATLLGLVASVAGTLLGTLLVQIALWVMQGADLPFPVPSVVRPTVAAVLAPLAVGVVVTVLAALTPARVATRVAPIAALRPADAPAADSRSGRVRLVLSWLLVAGGVLLLGGGVALAEKLLMAAVGIAILGGLLSFVGLLVGSVFWMPKVVAAIGRLAGRAGMPARLAAANTGRNPARTAATSTALLIGVTLVAMMSTGAVTARATLDGELDSRFPVDLQVATPTSVDADGRSVTDPLPAGTVDRLADVRGVDAVAAVSSAEVHLGGPADTSSTLRALDPGDAADVLRNPDVVDALTPGMLLVSSDLAATAGIADGDSVPVTLADGLTGEAADGSPTVDLTAEVLPLGDWIVLVTPGTLEDLGTSGTPGTAWLRVADVNDSGAVVQDVQDLTADSTLDISGAAMERALYQRAIDTVLAVVVGLLAVAVVIALIGVTNTLSLSVIERRRESATLRALGLTRRQLRASMAVEGALIAGVGAAVGVVLGLAYGWLGSTAVLAGVADLELRVPWSDLGGVLVVALVAGVLASVLPARSAARTPPVAALAVD